The Gigantopelta aegis isolate Gae_Host chromosome 3, Gae_host_genome, whole genome shotgun sequence genome segment ACATTTTGTCTTCGCCTCTATCTGTACTAAACATAAGAATCGATTTGATACAGCGGAAGCTAGCATATAAGCTAAACGGAAGACCTTAGCTACTAAGCCTGGACGGGTGGTATATTTACCAGACGCTGATCTAAGGGGTGCTAAAGGGCATACACCATCAAACCTCCACCCCAGCTTTGACGACCCTTCGCGGGGACAAGTTGGTATGAAACGAGTCGGATTTGGGTGCGAATTTTATTTGGGTCGAGTTGAATAGGCTgtgacacatttttttttttttttttacaatagaCTTCTTCATATCATTACGAGTTGATAGGACTAtgataacaaaaaacccattcagCTTGGACGAGtgacacatatataataatacttggTGGATACTGAGTGAACCACATTGTATGCTGTCCTGTGAAAGGAATGACACATAAACAGTATCTACAAAAGTGCGTATCTTTATTTCCTACCATACAGAAGTTAAATTAAATACCAGAACAAGGCTTTTCAAGGGCGTCCCTCTTTTACCGTACTAATCATAATTACCGACGCGGCTGCATCATGCAAGTTTGGTCCGAGATGGCGCGAACATTAAGAACAGCCAACAGATTTCTGCCAGAGATATGTCAGTACGGATGCTTGCAATCACAAAGGCGACAGTCTGCGAGTACTACGGTGGAACATGCTCCAGATACCGTAAAACCTCTAAGTGAAATGCCTGAGATAAAATTGTCAGTGTTTGATATTGCGAAAATATTGGTAAAAGACGAGATGAAACACAACCATGAACAGCAGCTTCAGATAGCGCATGAATACGGACCTATTTACAGGCAGAAGTTTGGTAATTCTTTCGACGCGGTGTTTGTGATGGATGCAATGGCAGCCGAACAGCTTGTTAGACAACTGGGCCAAGAGACGTCCCGTTTGAATGTCCCCCAGTGGGAAGAATACAGGACCCTCAGAGGAGAGGACGCTGGGATATTGTTGTCGTAAGTTATATAATTCTAatctataaatacatttttgttattataaatgcTTTGATTGGTCCAGAGGATAGCACGTGACTAAAAAACTGCcattcatttaagaattgaaagttatatttttgacgttcatgcgatgataaacaccaaaaccgttttacacactgtatgaatggcgtatcaatacacaaataacactgtatcaatacacaaataaggaaATTtccttagaaagttacattaggttttttccccatcaaatctccgattcattataatgatttacataaggttttatacattttaatttcctgaatcaaatgtggataaatagtcatacaatttaaaataactgaacatcaactgataacgcaaacagggttttttctctcaaaaatatcaaacgataattaACTGAGAATTGAACGATCTATACACTTCAATGGAAGATTTCTTGTAAAGCGGTTAGTgtaagaattttgaactaacTAAGGGAgaatgttaaattatttagaagatttatcaattattatattacaattgcagttgtcaaaagttgaatttgtgaaaagtgaatgtgaagactgacatgaaagggataaagtggtttcagtgttactgtgtgtgtggatttcagaggaagtttgtgattgtgcgatattctcggaaaggacagatcgcgtaattgtgcacgaaggcgtatgtgttttcgcgcgtgtaagttgtcgatttggtgtttttgtcaaatgtgacagagctgcgctcatgtctctgttgtttgttgagcattctctgctataacttctaatagaagcttcgtttttgtggcctgtcaaagttaaagtttgttttatttaacgacaccactagagcatattgattaattaattatcggctattggatttcaaacattttgtaactctgactcgtagtcatcagaggaaatccgctacatttttcctaatgcaaaaagggatcttttatatgcactttcccacggcctttgatcagatGTGGTGTACTAGTTCGATTGTTatttgatatacatacatatatatatatatatatatatatatatatatatatatatatatatatatatatatatatatgtaacggGATTtttttttgacgttcatgcaagtatgaaccatAGAACCTgttacacatttatatataattccattttataattactgttttgtaataggcgtaTGGATTGGTTAAAACGttatcacgtgatctaaaaaacctacgttcattcttccatgaacgcGTAAACagcactttttcggtaaacaaataaaaacagaatgttattaccgtaactactttttatcaattatgtcaacaacggaatccccgaggattccatcgtttctatttttatacaaatatcgtctgcactgtgagtgacagtgacaaTTCAGGCTTTGAACGACTCCGGTTTTGATCTGAGACACATAGCCTATATGACAAgccacaaaaacgaagcttctattagaagttatagcagagaatgctcaacaaatcaGAAGAGAGACACgagcgcagctctgtcacatttgacaaaaacaccaagtcgacaacttacacgcgcgaaaacacataccccttcgtgcacaattacgcgacctgtcctttccgagaataatatcacacaatcacaaacttcctctgaaatccacacacacagtaacactgaaaccactttatccccTTCAAGTCAGTGTTCACATtcacttttcactaattcaactttaattaaagggacataccctagtttttaaacactaaggcacatttttcactattaacagcagttttttgataactgaaatcatactttacttagattttattgtttagattattcattttcgtacattcgaagtgttttgggtcatcctggtgtttttaatatcagaaaatgcatttctcatatttttaaaaacgcacgtgcgtctgagaagtaatagttatggagtcgagttttagtctgtttttagagggtatttcaccatttcaaagtcacagactcgtgtttcactcagttgtaactttattcaaatgtgttacaggtttgtagattaactaaacgtagtgttaattttcacgggttaaaactagggtctgtccctttaaaattttaaaaccttatgtaaatcattataacgcgctacgccattcatacagtgtgtaaaacggttttggtgtttatcatcacgtgaacgtcaaaaatataacgttcaattcttaaatgaacgGCTTCGAGCTACACCGTCACACTCTCtgccctcctctctctctttctacctcccctcccccccccctccctctctcactctctctctctctctctctctctctctctctctctctctctcaatatgtgtgtgtgtgtgtgtgtatgtgtgtgtgtgtgaattaaACTCTACAGCTGATTAAACAGTGTATTAGTAATGACGTATTACTAAAGAAACATTCCTTGCCTTTCTTATTTTTATAGCCAGGATGAAGAATGGCGACGCATACGTCGTGTGATGGACAAGCCGATGCTGCGGATGACGCACATGGAGCGCTATACGCAAGAACTGAACCCCGTCATGAAGGACTTCGTCGACCACATAGCGGCGGCGCGGCGCGACGACGGCAGCGTGGACAATCTCAATCACAACTTCTTCAACTGGGCTCTCGAATGTGAGCAATGTTGTTGATGAACTTACGTGACTTACGTGAAAAATACGTACCTAATCTCATAATGCATAATATATGTGTTCAGGAGAGAGAACGCTCGTAGTCCCTTGCAGTCGAATTATGTATATGATAAGTACTGCGATCGTCCGCAAAGGCTTGTGAATATGAGCTTTCGAATGTTAGCAATATTGCTGATGAATTCACGTGACTTCACATATAAAAGTAGCAATGTGACCTTATTATGTCTAATATGTTGTGCTTTCAGGAGAGAAAGAACACTCGTAGATGCTTGCAGTCAAATTATGTAAATCGTGTATACTGCAATCGTACACATTCTCAAGCGCTTATTATCCAGCACGGTCTACTGTTCAAGATAGAGAGCGCTCACCCAAGATTATCCCAAACTATCCTAACTTTTCATTCCTAGCCTAGGTACCCCActcaaaaacaaagaaagaaagaaaacaaatacccCAAAAGGTCAAGCAATGGACCGAGCGTTCAGCCTCCTGAATCAGGTTTTATAGgttcatatagactggatgcagcgcgtgcgtgcggtccgggtttacaacaacaaaaatcgaaatttcaatgagagcgtctagactggatgcgatGCTTGTGACCGCAAAAGGCATGCGGCCAGCCACAGACTCGTTAAACGGCCGCTGACcatccacccacacacccccacgcacccccacccccaccccaacacaaaCCAACACCACTGCTTAGCCCTTAGTGTTTAGCCAAAAAGTAATGACAGTTTTTTTTATAGCATAAATGCACTTTTCCTTTTCAGCTATCGCTCTTCTATTGTATCGGAGGCGGTTTGGCTGTATTGACGGATCCAGTGACGCTTTGTCGAAGAAGTTCACAGAATCCGTGTCGACCATGTTTGAACTGAATATGAAGATGTTCGGACTTCCACCCAAATTTATCAGGATCTTTTTCCCCCTCATGTGGAAGAAGTTTGTTGACTGTTGGGATACATTCTTCATCATGGGTGAGTACCCGTtcgggttgggtttttttctgtctccgccaatgcaccacgactggtatgcaAAACGTAACTGCCCT includes the following:
- the LOC121366250 gene encoding 1,25-dihydroxyvitamin D(3) 24-hydroxylase, mitochondrial-like: MQVWSEMARTLRTANRFLPEICQYGCLQSQRRQSASTTVEHAPDTVKPLSEMPEIKLSVFDIAKILVKDEMKHNHEQQLQIAHEYGPIYRQKFGNSFDAVFVMDAMAAEQLVRQLGQETSRLNVPQWEEYRTLRGEDAGILLSQDEEWRRIRRVMDKPMLRMTHMERYTQELNPVMKDFVDHIAAARRDDGSVDNLNHNFFNWALESIALLLYRRRFGCIDGSSDALSKKFTESVSTMFELNMKMFGLPPKFIRIFFPLMWKKFVDCWDTFFIMGRRCVEETKTLQDEGILSSILAQNQLTEMQVVSSLTETMMAAVDTTSNTVLWILYELARHRDIQEKLLKELNDVIPPGQQPTYEHIKQTHYLKAIVRESLRIHPAVISINRRLSHDTVILGYQVPAGMHVMLFGYGMSLSGEVFDNPKEFRPERWLRQNRTSSLASFASMPFGIGARGCLGRRVAELEMYLVLSQLIRRFDVVLTDPEPLKGLSRILVVPEKQIPVIFKDRSSSI